The following proteins come from a genomic window of Balearica regulorum gibbericeps isolate bBalReg1 chromosome 19, bBalReg1.pri, whole genome shotgun sequence:
- the DYNLL2 gene encoding dynein light chain 2, cytoplasmic isoform X1, whose protein sequence is MFCLRFTMSDRKAVIKNADMSEDMQQDAVDCATQAMEKYNIEKDIAAYIKKEFDKKYNPTWHCIVGRNFGSYVTHETKHFIYFYLGQVAILLFKSG, encoded by the exons ATGTTCTGCCTTAGGTTCACGATGTCTGACAGAAAGGCTGTGATCAAGAATGCGGACATGTCCGAGGACATGCAGCAGGATGCTGTAGACTGTGCTACACAGGCAATGGAGAAGTACAACATAGAAAAGGACATTGCAGCATATATAAAGAAG gaATTTGACAAGAAATACAACCCAACTTGGCACTGCATTGTTGGCAGAAACTTTGGCAGCTATGTAACACACGAGACAAAGCACTTCATCTATTTTTACTTGGGTCAGGTTGCAATTCTTCTCTTCAAGTCTGGATAG
- the DYNLL2 gene encoding dynein light chain 2, cytoplasmic isoform X2, translating to MSDRKAVIKNADMSEDMQQDAVDCATQAMEKYNIEKDIAAYIKKEFDKKYNPTWHCIVGRNFGSYVTHETKHFIYFYLGQVAILLFKSG from the exons ATGTCTGACAGAAAGGCTGTGATCAAGAATGCGGACATGTCCGAGGACATGCAGCAGGATGCTGTAGACTGTGCTACACAGGCAATGGAGAAGTACAACATAGAAAAGGACATTGCAGCATATATAAAGAAG gaATTTGACAAGAAATACAACCCAACTTGGCACTGCATTGTTGGCAGAAACTTTGGCAGCTATGTAACACACGAGACAAAGCACTTCATCTATTTTTACTTGGGTCAGGTTGCAATTCTTCTCTTCAAGTCTGGATAG